The following proteins are encoded in a genomic region of Spirosoma sp. SC4-14:
- a CDS encoding RagB/SusD family nutrient uptake outer membrane protein has protein sequence MNTTYLLSLAFLIMILAGGCQSLKEDPKASLTPITYFKTQSDLDASVSAIYIQFARDGAWGFTNRSTSYFGSDDFTTDPGLNKEDFRLFDRLSGGSGNASLVAQWQGPWQGIYQANNVIANYAKVNSTDELKNQAAGQAYFLRALGYYYLVRTFGPVPIILTQIDVNDRPPRDPVDKVYAAIISDLQKAKAMLPTSFPGQPGKANQMAARSLLADVYLTMTGWPMNQDSYYKLAATEADSVMKSGQYNLNTPYATVFTTNNSTESIFGFQYNVSGGLPLRSSGSSSVPLDEIATNGSSGWDDYYPEINFYKAAPNCTRTDATFYTTLKLRQPDGKTFKLVPWDSPETHAGHPYYKKFRAGLNGDGVSETETVINSINPSTNKVYDVIRYPQVLLAYAEASAMANGGPTTASYDAINQVRKRAGLPNLTAGLSATAFRDSVVYERAYEFAGEFGVRWFDIVRLQLLPQIIAKRSPLENPIPANVNVNQKYLAPIPVNEMARNPDWKQNDGY, from the coding sequence ATGAACACTACCTATTTGCTATCACTCGCATTCCTCATTATGATTCTGGCCGGTGGATGCCAGAGCCTTAAGGAGGACCCGAAAGCTAGTCTGACCCCAATTACCTATTTTAAAACCCAATCGGATCTGGATGCGTCCGTATCCGCTATCTACATTCAGTTTGCCCGCGATGGGGCCTGGGGTTTTACCAATCGAAGTACGTCATATTTCGGCTCCGACGATTTTACTACCGATCCGGGTCTGAACAAAGAAGATTTTCGACTGTTCGACCGGTTGAGTGGCGGCAGCGGAAACGCCAGTCTGGTGGCGCAATGGCAAGGGCCGTGGCAGGGAATTTATCAGGCCAATAACGTGATTGCCAACTATGCCAAGGTAAATTCGACCGATGAACTGAAAAACCAGGCGGCCGGGCAGGCCTATTTTCTGCGAGCGCTTGGCTACTACTATCTGGTTCGGACGTTTGGCCCGGTGCCCATCATTCTGACCCAGATCGACGTGAACGATCGACCGCCAAGAGACCCAGTCGATAAGGTGTATGCAGCCATTATCAGCGACTTACAAAAAGCAAAGGCAATGTTGCCAACATCGTTTCCGGGGCAACCAGGTAAAGCAAACCAGATGGCGGCCCGGTCGTTGCTGGCCGATGTGTACTTAACCATGACCGGCTGGCCAATGAATCAGGATAGTTATTATAAACTGGCGGCTACGGAAGCTGATTCGGTGATGAAATCGGGCCAGTATAATCTGAATACGCCTTATGCTACCGTATTTACGACCAATAACAGCACGGAGTCGATCTTTGGGTTTCAGTATAACGTAAGCGGTGGGTTGCCCCTGCGGAGCTCGGGGTCGTCGTCGGTTCCCCTCGATGAGATTGCTACCAATGGGTCGAGCGGCTGGGACGATTATTATCCGGAAATTAACTTCTACAAGGCGGCACCTAACTGTACGCGTACCGATGCTACGTTCTACACGACCCTCAAACTGCGGCAGCCCGATGGCAAAACATTTAAGCTCGTACCCTGGGATTCGCCCGAGACGCATGCTGGTCATCCGTACTACAAAAAATTCCGGGCCGGTCTGAATGGCGATGGTGTGTCGGAAACCGAAACGGTTATTAATTCGATCAATCCAAGTACCAATAAGGTATACGATGTTATTCGGTATCCGCAGGTGTTGCTGGCTTATGCCGAAGCTTCAGCAATGGCAAACGGCGGCCCAACAACGGCCAGCTACGATGCCATCAACCAGGTTCGGAAACGGGCCGGTTTGCCTAATCTGACCGCTGGATTATCGGCAACTGCGTTCCGCGATTCGGTTGTATACGAACGGGCCTATGAGTTTGCGGGCGAGTTCGGCGTGCGCTGGTTCGATATTGTTCGGCTCCAGTTGCTTCCGCAGATCATCGCTAAACGGAGTCCGCTGGAAAATCCGATTCCGGCCAATGTGAATGTCAATCAGAAATATCTGGCCCCAATTCCGGTGAACGAAATGGCCCGGAATCCCGACTGGAAACAGAATGATGGATACTAA
- a CDS encoding TonB-dependent receptor: protein MNYSTFNLRLCLAKSWGQLSNRAMSWLTGISPGLKRKWIMRLNFISILLLASCLHIYAAGYSQRITINERNAPLEKVLDKIEKQSGYSFFFQTDLLTKSNKVSLHIKNATIETALNELFKNQPLSYSIVSKTIVIKRKEDAGSARTIYSTTPAATEPRSGLRADSRSEFDKRIAEILIDKVPHFKHVFVPITGRVVDEKGEGLPGVSIVIKGTQKGTTSDPTGQFRLDVPDKNATLVFSFVGYESQEVPIGNQSTLNVTMKVSEKGLQEVVVVGYGEQRKSDVTGATSTVSAKEIAKRPLVRVEQALQGTTSGVVVASSSGQPGKGLSVRIRGSNSITGSNEPLYVIDGFINGNIESLNPNDIESLEILKDASATAIYGSRGSNGVVLITTKSGQEGKAKVNFSTWFSRASVPRELSLMNAYDFARTVNTQFASTGNAPAFSDDRLQALRASGGTDWQRELHQEPIIQNYQLDVSGGSSAFKYLISANYLDQPGLILNQYYKRATLRANIDAKINNKINLKFNLATVLPQSRNNNYAGDLTDPFTQATEWDPTSPVRDPATGAFILTAPYASIQYNPVARASSQYDDSRNTNIAGTGILTYQILKGLTFTTNTTYQVSSPFNQTLFGPGTGNGVLYAQVNASRNWNFQNSNFLTYKGDFGDHAVTVTALYEQQQGQGMSVNARANSLSTYALGYYNLSLGTSQQTSSGYSADALQSYMGRVNYAYKDKYLLTASVRTDGSSHLTQKYSTFPSLALGWNLARESFMQNSRLFNDLKLRTSYGQTGNQAVGAYATIAQITTGGTQPAYYYDGSTPSVATPLGAPVSSSLKWETTSQYDAGIDAAMLNGRLRLTIDAYYKKISNLLYSYQAPFYLGGGNYLRNIGSVENKGLEFLLTGTPIATGKLRWTSNFNISFNRNKVLDLGGLDNVIVNGVGSALSNASILRVGRPLGEFYGYKFLGTWKTSEADQAAQYGMKPGDAKYVDVNGDHAYTADDRMAIGNGTPKYSFGFINDFSYGNFTLSFMFQGTHGNQIYSQTLAYLWGGLGDQRNATTTEALNIWTPQNQTDNPAFSNTSKNFNNSSRYVYNGSYTKLKNLSLTYRLPETLLNKAKARSLEVYVSGQNLFMITKYPGYDPEVSNGTNAITQGLEMGVIPNPRTYTLGLRLGL, encoded by the coding sequence ATGAACTATTCTACTTTTAACCTACGACTATGCCTGGCAAAGTCGTGGGGGCAGTTGAGTAATCGGGCAATGTCCTGGTTAACGGGCATCAGTCCCGGACTGAAACGAAAATGGATTATGCGGCTTAATTTTATCAGCATACTCTTATTGGCTTCCTGTCTGCATATTTATGCGGCTGGCTATAGTCAGCGCATAACGATAAATGAACGAAATGCTCCTCTCGAAAAAGTACTGGATAAGATTGAAAAGCAGAGTGGTTATTCGTTCTTTTTTCAGACCGATTTGCTGACAAAAAGCAACAAGGTGTCGTTGCATATTAAAAATGCGACCATCGAAACGGCACTGAACGAATTGTTCAAAAACCAACCGTTAAGCTATTCTATTGTTAGTAAGACAATTGTTATTAAACGAAAAGAAGACGCTGGTTCAGCCAGAACTATTTATTCGACAACGCCCGCGGCTACTGAGCCCCGGTCTGGTTTGAGAGCCGATTCGCGGTCGGAGTTCGATAAGCGAATTGCCGAAATTCTGATCGATAAAGTGCCTCATTTCAAGCATGTGTTTGTGCCTATTACGGGTAGAGTCGTAGATGAAAAAGGGGAAGGACTTCCGGGAGTGAGCATTGTGATAAAAGGAACTCAGAAGGGGACAACGTCTGACCCGACTGGCCAATTCCGACTGGATGTACCCGACAAAAATGCAACGCTGGTATTTAGCTTTGTCGGCTACGAAAGCCAGGAAGTACCCATTGGCAACCAGTCTACCCTGAATGTCACCATGAAAGTGAGCGAGAAAGGCCTGCAGGAAGTGGTGGTAGTGGGCTATGGCGAACAGCGCAAAAGCGATGTTACGGGCGCAACCAGCACTGTATCGGCCAAAGAAATTGCCAAACGACCGCTGGTGCGCGTAGAACAGGCTTTGCAAGGTACCACATCTGGGGTTGTGGTAGCTAGTAGCAGTGGTCAGCCGGGGAAAGGGCTGAGCGTGCGCATTAGAGGATCGAACTCAATTACAGGCTCAAATGAACCGCTATATGTAATCGACGGCTTTATCAATGGCAATATCGAATCGCTGAACCCGAACGACATCGAATCACTGGAAATCCTGAAAGATGCTTCGGCAACGGCTATTTATGGGTCCAGAGGCTCGAATGGGGTCGTGTTGATCACAACCAAATCGGGGCAGGAAGGGAAGGCAAAAGTAAACTTCAGTACCTGGTTCAGCCGGGCCAGTGTTCCCCGCGAACTGTCGCTGATGAATGCCTATGATTTTGCCCGTACGGTTAACACGCAGTTTGCATCGACGGGGAATGCCCCCGCTTTTTCGGACGATCGGCTACAGGCACTCAGAGCCAGTGGTGGCACCGACTGGCAGCGCGAACTGCATCAGGAGCCTATCATTCAGAATTATCAACTCGATGTGTCGGGCGGTTCTTCGGCGTTTAAATATTTAATATCGGCCAATTATCTCGATCAGCCCGGTTTAATTCTGAATCAGTATTACAAGCGGGCTACGCTGCGGGCCAATATCGACGCCAAAATCAATAACAAGATCAATCTGAAGTTTAATCTGGCTACCGTGTTGCCCCAGAGCCGCAACAACAACTACGCCGGTGATTTGACAGACCCCTTCACGCAGGCTACCGAATGGGACCCTACGTCGCCGGTTCGTGACCCCGCAACGGGTGCGTTTATCCTGACGGCTCCGTATGCGTCGATCCAGTACAATCCGGTTGCAAGGGCTTCGAGTCAGTACGACGATAGCCGGAATACAAATATTGCCGGAACGGGCATTCTGACTTATCAGATTCTGAAAGGATTGACGTTTACGACCAATACGACGTATCAGGTGTCGTCGCCGTTTAACCAGACTCTTTTCGGGCCCGGCACTGGCAACGGGGTGTTGTATGCCCAGGTGAATGCGTCGCGCAACTGGAATTTTCAGAACAGTAACTTCCTGACCTACAAAGGCGATTTTGGCGATCATGCCGTAACCGTAACGGCTTTGTACGAACAGCAGCAGGGGCAGGGTATGTCGGTAAATGCCCGCGCCAACAGCCTGTCGACCTATGCGCTGGGTTATTACAATTTAAGTTTAGGAACGTCGCAGCAAACCTCGTCGGGTTATTCGGCCGATGCGTTGCAGTCGTACATGGGTCGGGTCAACTACGCCTATAAAGACAAATATTTGTTAACAGCCAGTGTCCGGACTGATGGCTCGTCGCACCTGACACAGAAATACAGCACCTTCCCGTCGCTGGCCTTGGGCTGGAATCTGGCCCGAGAGTCGTTTATGCAGAATTCAAGACTGTTTAATGACCTGAAATTACGGACTAGTTATGGTCAGACAGGTAATCAGGCGGTAGGGGCTTATGCCACCATTGCACAGATCACCACTGGGGGCACCCAGCCAGCCTACTATTACGATGGGTCAACGCCAAGTGTAGCGACGCCTTTAGGGGCACCGGTGTCGAGCAGCCTGAAATGGGAAACCACTTCGCAGTACGACGCTGGTATCGATGCCGCCATGCTGAACGGACGGTTACGGCTAACGATTGATGCCTACTACAAAAAGATTTCGAACCTATTGTATAGCTATCAGGCACCCTTTTACCTGGGTGGTGGCAACTACCTGCGGAACATTGGTAGTGTCGAAAACAAAGGGCTTGAATTTTTGCTGACGGGAACCCCTATCGCTACGGGTAAACTGCGCTGGACCAGCAATTTCAACATCTCGTTCAACCGCAACAAGGTTCTTGATCTGGGTGGTCTCGACAATGTAATCGTCAATGGGGTTGGATCGGCATTGAGCAACGCGTCGATTTTGCGGGTAGGCCGTCCGCTAGGTGAATTTTATGGTTATAAATTCCTGGGCACCTGGAAAACCAGCGAAGCTGATCAGGCAGCACAGTATGGCATGAAACCTGGTGATGCCAAATACGTAGATGTGAATGGTGATCATGCCTATACAGCCGACGACCGGATGGCAATCGGCAACGGTACACCGAAGTATTCGTTTGGGTTTATCAATGATTTCAGCTACGGCAACTTTACGCTGAGCTTCATGTTTCAGGGCACCCACGGCAACCAGATTTATTCGCAGACGCTGGCCTATCTGTGGGGCGGCCTGGGCGATCAGCGGAACGCTACCACTACCGAAGCACTGAACATCTGGACTCCGCAGAATCAGACCGACAATCCGGCTTTCAGCAACACCAGCAAGAACTTTAACAACAGCAGCCGGTACGTCTATAATGGTAGTTATACCAAGCTAAAAAACCTGTCGCTTACCTACCGTTTGCCTGAAACACTCCTGAACAAAGCCAAAGCGCGTAGCCTGGAAGTGTATGTGAGTGGTCAGAACCTGTTCATGATCACCAAATATCCGGGATACGATCCCGAAGTGTCGAACGGCACGAATGCGATTACGCAGGGACTTGAAATGGGCGTTATTCCGAACCCAAGAACCTATACGCTGGGCCTACGCCTGGGGCTGTAA